DNA from Amycolatopsis sp. DSM 110486:
CCAGTTCGAAGCCGCGGCCCTCCTCACCGAGGATCTGCGACTCGGGCACGCGCACGTCCTGGAACACCAGCGCCGCCGGGCCCCACTCGCCCATCGTGTCGATGTACTCGGACTTCCAGCCCATCTCGCGGTCGACGAGGAAGCAGGTGACGCCGCCGTTGGCACCCTTTTCCGGGTCGGTGATGGCGAAGACCATCACGAAGTCGGCTTCGTTGCCGCCGGTGATGAAGGTCTTCTCGCCGTTGATGACCCAGTCGGAGCCGTCCTTGCGCGCGGTGGTGCGGATGGCCTTCGCGTCGGAGCCGGCGCCGGGTTCGGTGATGGCGAAGCACGACTTGCGCTCGCCGGAGATCGTCGGCAGCAGGTAGGTCTGCTTCTGCTCCTCGTTGGCGTGGAACAGGATGTTGTCCGCGGCGCCGCCGAAGCGGAACGGCACGAAGGTGCGACCCAGTTCGGCCTCCAGCAGCGCGGCCATCACGGCCGAGAGCCCCATGCCGCCGTACTCCTCCGGCGTGAGCACGCCCCAGAAGCCGGATTCCTTGGCCTTGAGCTGCAGCTCCGTCAGCTCCTCGGCCGTAACCCCCGGCCGGCCGGCGCGCTCGCGGCGAAGCACCTCCTGCTCACGCGGCACGAGCTCGCGCTGCACGAACGTGCGCACCCAGTCGCGCACTTCGCGTTCTTCGGTGCTCAGGGTGAAATCCATCGAGTCGTCCCTTTCCAAGCCGTCCGGCTAAGCGCTTGCTTAGCCGAGGGTACCGCGTGGTCTTGGGGTCCCCCTAGTACCTGGCCGGTTACCGTGACAACGCGCCCCGGCGCCGGGAAGATCGAGGGTGGACGAGGAGGGTGCCAGGTGACGCAGATCGTGGTCCGGTGGTCGGAGCCGCTCGAAGCGGAGGACCGCTTCCTTCGGCTGCTCGACGAGCTCGAGCGCGGCCGCTTCGAGGCCTACCGGCTGGAGCTGGACAAGCGCCGTTTCCTGACCGGCCGCGTACTGGCGAAGACGCTCACGGCGGCGCGCCTGGGCGTGCCGGTGGAGTCCGTGGTCTTCGACGCCACCTGCGAGGACTGCGGCAAGCCCCACGGCCGGCCCCGCGTGCCCGGCTCGGACCTGACGTTGTCCATTTCGCACTCGGGCCAGCTGATCGGTGTGGCGGCCACGGACGGCGTGCCGGTGGGGCTGGACGTCGAGACCTCTTCGCGCCGGGCCGACAAGTCGCTCATCGAGTACGCCCTGAGCCCGGCCGAACAGCAGGCCGTGGCGGAGCTGCCCGAAGCCTCGCGATCCGCTGCCTTCTTCGTTTACTGGACCCGCAAGGAGGCCGTCATGAAGGCCACCGGCAAGGGCCTGAAGATCCCGCTGCAGAGCATCACGTTCTCGCCCTACGACGCACCGGCCGAGCTCGTGTCCTCCGGCGACCCGGCGCTGGACCCGGCTCGCACCCGGCTGGCGGACCTCAAGGCGGCCGAGGGCCACCGCGCGGCCGTGGCTGCCCTCACCACGGAGGCGCTGGAGGTCACCGAGGAGCACTGGCTCCCCTGAGTGCCCCGAGCAGGCGGTGGGGTGGGGTGAGTCAGTCGAGACCCATCGCGCCCAGCAGGGTCCGGAACTTCGCGATCGTCTCGTCGAACTCCGCCTGCGGGTCCGACGCCGGCACGATCCCGCCGCCCGCGTACAGCCGCATCGACGTGTCCGCCACCTCCGCGCAGCGGATCGCCACGGCCCACTCGCCGTCGCCCACCGCGTCGACCCAGCCGACGCTGCCGGCGTAGTAGCCGCGGTCGAAGGGCTCCAGCTCTTGGACCAGGTCGCGCGCGGCAGCGGTCGGGGTGCCGCAGATGGCGGGCGTCGGGTGCAAGGCCGCGGCGAGGTCGAGGGCGGTGACGGCGCGGTCGACGAGCTCGCCGGTGATGGCCGTGCGCAGGTGCCAGATGGCGGGCGTCGACACGAGCTCCGGGGCCGGCGGCACGTCGAGCTTGCGGCAGAACGGCCGCAGGGCCTCCACGACGTAGTCGATCACCACGGCGTGCTCTTCCTGGTCCTTCGCGGACGCCAGGAGGGCCTCGCCGTTGGCGCGGTCCGCGACGGGATCCGCCGAGCGCGGCATGGACCCCGCGTGCGGGGTCGTGAACACGGAGTCGCCGGCGCGGGAGAGCAGCAGCTCGGGCGTGGCGCCCACGAGCGTGCGCCCGCCGGGCAGCTCGGCGGCGTAGGTGAAGTGGCGCGGGTTGCCGCGGGCCAGGTTGCGCACGATCTTCTCGACCGGCACCGGCGAGGCGAACTCGAGCTCCAGGGCCCGGGCGAGCACGGCTTTGCGCAGGCCACGGTCGCGCAGGGCCGCCACGGCGGCCCGCACGTTGGCCTTGTGGCCCTCCTCGGACGGCACCTCACGGGTGACGCTCGGGGCGGGCAGCTCTTCCGACGCGGCGACAGCACTGCCTTCGCCCTCGGCCTGCGCCCGGTGGACCGTGCGCGGCAGGACGAGATGACCCGGCGTGGTCGTGCCCGGGCCGGTGTCGAACGGCAGCGTCCCGACCGCGAGCGGCACGCCCGAGCTGGTCAGCTCTTCGGCCACGGTCCTGGCCAGCCGCCGTGGATCGGTATCGGTCACGACGGCGACCGAACCCTGGGCGAGGAGCGCTCGCCGGGCCGTCGCGAACAGGAAGTCGCCACGCTGGTAGCGGACGGTTGTCTCGACCGGGGTCGCCGGTGCGGTACTGGTCGTCACCGCTCCAGCGTCCCAGGATCCGGGAGCTCCGCGGGGAAAGTGTTGCCGGAAGAACACCTTCGGCGCACTTCCCCCGCGGGAGACCGGGTTCTTACTTCAGCGCGTCGATAAGAGCTTCGCGCTGGCGCTCGCCGAGGCCCGCGGCCCGGCGGTCGGGGTCGATCCCCGCCTGCTCGAGCAGCGCGGCGACCTTGACCGCGCCCAGGCCGGGAACGGCCTTGAGCAGCTGGGTGACCTTCGTCTTCCCGATGGTCTTGTTCTCCTTGGCCTGCTTGAGCACCTTCTCGATGCTCGTGGTGCCGGACTTGATCGACGCGAGCAGCTCCGAACGCGCCTTACGCGCCTCTGCCGCCTTGGCGAGGGCGTCGGCGCGCTGCTCCGGAGTCAACGTGGGCAGAGCCAACGTAGTGTCCTTTCCTCTCAGGTCTCCGCTTACGCGGCCGACGGCTTTTCTCCGATGCTTGCAAGCGCAAGCGCTGGCCAGCCGTCTCTTACCACGGCCCCAGTAAACGCCACACCCTCGAAGAGCGCGCAACCGACACGCACTTATCACCCTCCGACCACCCGGTGGGCAAGTCACGAGATGACCCCTCGCGGCCTGCGGAAACGTCAGACGTCCCTCGTTTTCGACACCATTACCTCACCCGAATGAGGCTCTATTTCGAGACGGTTACGACGCCATTTTTTGTTGTCCCGCAAGGAAAAGTCCGGTATTAAGTTGATCATGGACGCAGGAGGCCGCCACCCGATACGGGGATGGCCGTGACCGAACGGTTGCCCGAGTTGACCATGCCCCCGCGTCCCGTCCGCCGTTAGAGTCGGCGGCACCCCAGTTCACCGGCGAACGAGCACCACGGGAGTCACCCATGTTGAGCACGATGCAGGACGGGCAGCTTTCGCTGGCGAAGCTCCTGCGGCACGGCACGAAGGTGCACGCGAAGAGCGAAGTCATCACCTGGACCGGTTCAGAAGCCCGCCGGGAGACCTACGCCGAGCTCGGGCAGCACGCCGCCCGCCTGGCCAACGCGCTGCGCACCCTCGGCGTGACCGGCGACCAGCGCGTCGGCACGTTCATGTGGAACAACGCGGAGCACCTGGCCGCCTACCTCGCGGTGCCGGCCATGGGCGCGGTGCTGCACACCCTGAACATCCGCCTGTTCCCCGAGCAGCTCACCTTCGTCGCGAACCACGCCGAGGACCACGTGGTGATCGTCGACGGCACGCTGGTGCCGCTGCTGGCCAAGCAGCTGCCGCACTTCACCACGGTCAAGCACGTGATCGTGGCCAACGGCGACGCCTCGACGCTGGAGGCGCCCAACGGCATCACCGTGCACTCCTACGATGAGCTGCTGGCCGCCCAGCCGAGCGAGTTCGACTGGCCCGAGATCGACGAGCGTTCCGCCGCCGCGATGTGCTACACGTCCGGCACGACGGGCGACCCGAAGGGCGTCGTCTACTCGCACCGCTCGATCTGGCTGCACTCGATGCAGGTCTGCATGACCGACAGCATGCGGCTGGCCCAGGAGGACACCGCGCTGGCGATCGTGCCGATGTTCCACGCGATGTCGTGGGGCCTGCCCTACGCCGCGATGATGGTCGGCGCGTCGCTGCTCATGCCCGACCGCTTCCTGCAGCCGGCCCCGATCGCCGCGATGCTGGCGGCCGAGAAGCCGACGTTCGCGGCGGCCGTGCCCACGATCTGGCAGGGCCTGCTCGCCCACCTCGATGCGAACCCGCAGGACATCTCCCACGTGCGCGAGGTCGTGGTCGGCGGGTCGGCCGCGCCGCCTTCGCTGATGCACGCGTTCGAGGAGCGCTACGACGTGCCGATCCTGCACGCGTGGGGCATGACCGAGACGTCGCCGCTGGGCAGCGTCGCGCGTCCGCCGGGCAGCGCGACCGGCGAGGAGCGCTGGGCCTACCGCTACACGCAGGGCCGGTTCCCCGCGTCGGTGGCCGCGCGGCTCATCGGCGACAACGGCGAGGAACTGCCGTGGGACAACGACGCCGTGGGCGAGCTCGAGGTGCAGGGCCCGTGGATCGCCGGCGCCTACTACGGCGGCAACGCCATCGACCCGGACAAGTTCCACGACGGCTGGCTGCGCACGGGTGACGTCGGCAAGATCAGCCCCGACGGCTACCTCACCCTCACCGACCGCGCCAAGGACGTGATCAAGTCCGGCGGCGAGTGGATCTCGTCGGT
Protein-coding regions in this window:
- a CDS encoding acyl-CoA dehydrogenase family protein, with the protein product MDFTLSTEEREVRDWVRTFVQRELVPREQEVLRRERAGRPGVTAEELTELQLKAKESGFWGVLTPEEYGGMGLSAVMAALLEAELGRTFVPFRFGGAADNILFHANEEQKQTYLLPTISGERKSCFAITEPGAGSDAKAIRTTARKDGSDWVINGEKTFITGGNEADFVMVFAITDPEKGANGGVTCFLVDREMGWKSEYIDTMGEWGPAALVFQDVRVPESQILGEEGRGFELAMQWIGQGRYLLPARAIGSCERLISMAIEHANTRETFGQKIAERQAIQWMIADSGVELEALRWLVLHAAWQVDQKMDSRHAQSMAKLYGGQKANEIVDRVLQIHGGMGYTRELPVERWYRELRLLRIYEGTDEIQRRTIARNLLKGHVKVGGALG
- a CDS encoding 4'-phosphopantetheinyl transferase superfamily protein — translated: MTQIVVRWSEPLEAEDRFLRLLDELERGRFEAYRLELDKRRFLTGRVLAKTLTAARLGVPVESVVFDATCEDCGKPHGRPRVPGSDLTLSISHSGQLIGVAATDGVPVGLDVETSSRRADKSLIEYALSPAEQQAVAELPEASRSAAFFVYWTRKEAVMKATGKGLKIPLQSITFSPYDAPAELVSSGDPALDPARTRLADLKAAEGHRAAVAALTTEALEVTEEHWLP
- a CDS encoding isochorismate synthase MenF; protein product: MTTSTAPATPVETTVRYQRGDFLFATARRALLAQGSVAVVTDTDPRRLARTVAEELTSSGVPLAVGTLPFDTGPGTTTPGHLVLPRTVHRAQAEGEGSAVAASEELPAPSVTREVPSEEGHKANVRAAVAALRDRGLRKAVLARALELEFASPVPVEKIVRNLARGNPRHFTYAAELPGGRTLVGATPELLLSRAGDSVFTTPHAGSMPRSADPVADRANGEALLASAKDQEEHAVVIDYVVEALRPFCRKLDVPPAPELVSTPAIWHLRTAITGELVDRAVTALDLAAALHPTPAICGTPTAAARDLVQELEPFDRGYYAGSVGWVDAVGDGEWAVAIRCAEVADTSMRLYAGGGIVPASDPQAEFDETIAKFRTLLGAMGLD
- the mihF gene encoding integration host factor, actinobacterial type; amino-acid sequence: MALPTLTPEQRADALAKAAEARKARSELLASIKSGTTSIEKVLKQAKENKTIGKTKVTQLLKAVPGLGAVKVAALLEQAGIDPDRRAAGLGERQREALIDALK
- a CDS encoding long-chain fatty acid--CoA ligase, which gives rise to MLSTMQDGQLSLAKLLRHGTKVHAKSEVITWTGSEARRETYAELGQHAARLANALRTLGVTGDQRVGTFMWNNAEHLAAYLAVPAMGAVLHTLNIRLFPEQLTFVANHAEDHVVIVDGTLVPLLAKQLPHFTTVKHVIVANGDASTLEAPNGITVHSYDELLAAQPSEFDWPEIDERSAAAMCYTSGTTGDPKGVVYSHRSIWLHSMQVCMTDSMRLAQEDTALAIVPMFHAMSWGLPYAAMMVGASLLMPDRFLQPAPIAAMLAAEKPTFAAAVPTIWQGLLAHLDANPQDISHVREVVVGGSAAPPSLMHAFEERYDVPILHAWGMTETSPLGSVARPPGSATGEERWAYRYTQGRFPASVAARLIGDNGEELPWDNDAVGELEVQGPWIAGAYYGGNAIDPDKFHDGWLRTGDVGKISPDGYLTLTDRAKDVIKSGGEWISSVDLENQVMGHPAVAEAAVVGIPDEKWDERPLVTVVVKEGQSVTAEQLRDYLTDKVAKWQLPENWTFVDEVPKTSVGKFDKKRIRASYSEGKLDISQL